In one Bryobacteraceae bacterium genomic region, the following are encoded:
- a CDS encoding terminase gpA endonuclease subunit produces MSPLNSVVADVAALLLPPRRIPLSKWADAHMVLSSEASAAPGPWRCLPYQREPLDAMSVHSPHDEIVLKFASQTGKTSLMLAFLAQMIAEDPGPMLVVLPTLTVCEAFSKDRLAPLFRDCPALRGRVADPKSREAGSTIFHRQFVGGHLTIVSSNSAAGLSSRPIRYLLLDEVDRFLPSAGAEGNPSDLARARQRAFWNRKLIRSSSPTVEGSEIDTACAASDQRRYHVPCPLCGVYQVLAWPRVEWPEGMPEEAAYRCAHCEGLIHHHRKYWMVERGEWVAENPSSPIPGFWLPEQYSLTRSWGDMAVDWLRAQGNPEKTRAFVNTSLALNYDEEATGNVTERELLARVENYGPLLPERVAILTAGVDVQADRAEVSVYGWGAGEESWLMVHRIIPGDPTGPGLWSAVDEFLRDQWQHPIVGPMPVHAAAIDSGAFTSAVCRFCDERRGRRVWAIKAAPGPRPPWPRRQSRATKGAVYVIGADSLRTTVAGRLKLTGGPGTMHFPSTVGMSYFEQLCSEFVSTEYRRGRPVRSWVRRKGRRAEAWDAAVYALAALAGLASHGISVDVEASKIEAMRNAGIVPGAGYQVARSRFIGR; encoded by the coding sequence ATGTCGCCGCTTAATTCGGTCGTTGCCGACGTCGCGGCGCTGCTGCTTCCGCCGCGGCGGATTCCCTTGTCGAAGTGGGCGGACGCTCACATGGTCCTATCGAGCGAAGCATCGGCGGCGCCTGGCCCGTGGCGGTGCCTTCCGTATCAGCGTGAGCCACTGGACGCGATGAGCGTGCACTCTCCCCACGATGAAATCGTTCTGAAGTTCGCGTCTCAGACGGGCAAGACCTCGCTGATGCTGGCGTTCCTGGCGCAGATGATCGCCGAGGATCCGGGGCCGATGCTGGTGGTGTTACCGACTCTCACGGTCTGCGAAGCGTTCAGCAAAGATCGTTTGGCGCCGTTGTTCCGGGACTGTCCAGCACTCCGCGGGCGTGTCGCGGATCCGAAGTCGCGGGAAGCCGGATCGACGATCTTCCACCGGCAGTTTGTTGGCGGTCACCTGACCATCGTGAGTTCGAACTCCGCGGCCGGGCTGTCGTCGCGTCCGATCCGGTATCTGCTTCTCGATGAAGTGGACCGGTTCCTTCCGTCCGCCGGCGCAGAAGGAAACCCGTCAGACCTGGCGCGGGCGCGGCAGCGGGCGTTTTGGAACCGCAAGCTCATTCGGTCCTCGAGTCCCACCGTCGAGGGCAGCGAGATCGACACGGCTTGTGCCGCCAGTGACCAACGCCGCTATCACGTGCCGTGTCCACTGTGCGGCGTCTACCAGGTGCTCGCCTGGCCGCGCGTCGAGTGGCCGGAAGGGATGCCGGAAGAGGCCGCGTATCGGTGCGCCCACTGCGAAGGGCTGATCCACCATCACCGGAAATATTGGATGGTCGAACGTGGCGAATGGGTAGCCGAGAATCCGAGTTCGCCGATTCCGGGCTTCTGGCTGCCTGAGCAATACTCGCTGACTCGGAGCTGGGGCGACATGGCTGTGGATTGGCTACGCGCGCAGGGGAACCCGGAAAAGACGCGGGCCTTCGTGAACACGTCCCTGGCGTTGAACTACGACGAAGAAGCGACCGGCAACGTGACCGAACGGGAGCTGCTGGCGCGCGTGGAGAACTACGGACCACTGCTTCCGGAACGCGTCGCCATCCTGACTGCCGGCGTCGACGTGCAAGCCGACCGCGCCGAAGTCTCCGTCTACGGATGGGGCGCCGGTGAAGAGAGCTGGCTCATGGTCCACCGGATCATCCCGGGCGATCCCACCGGGCCGGGGCTCTGGTCCGCCGTCGATGAGTTCCTCCGGGATCAGTGGCAGCATCCCATCGTCGGACCGATGCCTGTCCACGCGGCCGCGATCGACTCCGGCGCGTTCACGTCGGCGGTCTGTCGGTTCTGCGATGAACGGCGGGGCCGGCGCGTGTGGGCTATCAAGGCGGCGCCTGGCCCGCGTCCACCATGGCCGCGGCGTCAGAGTCGGGCTACGAAGGGCGCCGTCTACGTGATCGGCGCGGACTCACTTCGAACGACGGTCGCCGGCCGGCTGAAACTTACCGGTGGGCCGGGAACGATGCACTTTCCTTCGACGGTGGGCATGAGTTACTTCGAGCAGCTTTGTTCCGAGTTCGTCTCGACGGAGTACCGCCGCGGACGGCCGGTGCGCTCTTGGGTCCGGAGGAAGGGCCGGCGCGCGGAGGCCTGGGACGCGGCCGTCTATGCACTGGCCGCGCTGGCGGGCCTGGCGTCGCATGGAATCAGCGTCGACGTCGAAGCGTCAAAGATCGAAGCGATGCGGAACGCGGGCATCGTACCTGGGGCGGGTTATCAAGTGGCGCGGTCCCGATTCATAGGCCGGTGA